In a genomic window of Halalkalicoccus sp. CG83:
- a CDS encoding universal stress protein, which produces MTRRVLVAMTQSEESERAVEHAVSTFPDAEITVLHVINPNTYYGAEGEMSYRHVVETGEERAEELFEIATEIAERHGASIATETAFGNARHEILAYAKEHDVDQIVMGSRGRSGISRALLGSVAEAVTRRSPVPVTVVK; this is translated from the coding sequence ATGACACGACGAGTACTCGTCGCGATGACACAGTCCGAGGAGTCGGAGCGGGCGGTCGAGCACGCGGTTTCGACGTTCCCGGACGCCGAGATAACGGTCCTCCACGTGATCAACCCGAACACCTACTACGGCGCCGAGGGCGAGATGAGCTACCGCCACGTCGTGGAAACGGGCGAGGAGCGGGCCGAGGAGCTCTTCGAGATCGCGACGGAGATCGCGGAGCGCCACGGAGCGTCGATCGCGACGGAAACCGCGTTCGGAAACGCGCGACACGAGATCCTGGCCTACGCAAAGGAGCATGACGTCGATCAGATCGTCATGGGAAGCCGCGGCAGATCGGGGATCTCGAGGGCACTGCTGGGGAGCGTGGCCGAGGCGGTGACGAGACGCTCGCCCGTTCCGGTCACCGTCGTCAAGTGA
- a CDS encoding FKBP-type peptidyl-prolyl cis-trans isomerase, translating to MGIEPGDQATIEYTGRLTDEDGMVFDTSRERVAEEAGLANAQPDREFEPITVEPGAGQLIEGFEEGLMGLEEGDAETITVPPEKGYGEKSDDRIMEEDREEFEGLLDGETPEEGMMIQTEQQQVGEIVHVDEEVVRIDFNHELAGETLEFDVEVVSID from the coding sequence ATGGGTATCGAACCTGGCGATCAGGCGACGATCGAGTACACCGGACGACTGACCGACGAGGACGGGATGGTCTTCGACACCTCACGCGAGCGCGTCGCCGAGGAGGCGGGCCTCGCCAACGCACAGCCCGACCGGGAGTTCGAACCGATCACGGTCGAACCCGGTGCGGGACAGCTCATCGAGGGGTTCGAGGAGGGGCTCATGGGGCTGGAGGAGGGCGACGCCGAGACCATTACCGTGCCGCCGGAGAAGGGCTACGGCGAGAAGAGCGACGACCGGATCATGGAGGAGGACCGAGAGGAGTTCGAAGGGCTGCTCGACGGTGAGACCCCCGAGGAGGGGATGATGATCCAGACCGAACAGCAGCAGGTCGGGGAGATCGTCCACGTCGACGAGGAGGTCGTCCGCATCGACTTCAACCACGAGCTGGCAGGCGAGACCCTCGAGTTCGACGTCGAGGTCGTGTCGATCGACTGA